The Balneolaceae bacterium genomic sequence GGCGCGGGTGGGGCGCACCGTCTACGAAGACCGCCGCGAGGTGGGAAGCGGACTCGACCGCATCGCGGGGCCCCGCCGCACCGACCTCGGCGTGCAGCTCAGGCTGAAATTTTGAAATTAGCCAGAGGGCTGTAAATTATGTTTCCCTTCAAAACCGGCTTATTTCATGGGAATTGACCAACTGATCATATTCGGCGTGCTCTTCCTGGCCTTTGTTGCCATGGCGGCGGACCTGTGGAGTCCGGATGCGGTGTTGCTCACCGCCCTGGCCGTGGTGGTGGTGGCCGGGATCATCGAGCTGGAGGAGGCTTTCCTGGGCTTCGGCAACACCACGCTGCTCGCCCTGGGCTGTCTCTATGTGGTGGCTGCGGCCCTGAGAGACAGCGGCGCGCTCGACCTGGCCAGCGAGTTTATCCTGGGCCAGAAAACCCGCAACGTGCGCAACATACTGCTGCGTCTCTGTCCCAGCGTCTCCCTCTATTCGGCCTTCCTTAACAATACGCCGGTGGTGGCCATGGGCATTCCCGCCATCCGGAGCTGGTCGCTGAAGAACCGCGTGCCGGCCTCCAAGCTGCTCATCCCGCTCTCCTACGCGGCCATCCTGGGCGGGCTCTGCACCCTCATCGGCACCAGCACCAACCTGATCACCCACGGCCTGCTTCAGAGCCACGGCTACCCCGGATTCACCTTCTTCGAGCTGGCCTGGCTGGGTGTGCCCTGCGCCGTGGCGGGCCTGATCTACCTGGTACTGGTCTCTCCCAAACTGACGCCGGCCCGCAGGGACATCCGCTACGAGGAGGAGCGCATTCGCGAACTGCTGGTGGAGCTGGAAGTGACGCCTTCATCGCCCATCATCGGCAAAAAGGTACGGGAGGCGGGGCTGCAGGAGCTGCCCGGCTTCTACCTCTCCCGCATCAACCGCAACGGGCGGGAGATTGCCCCGGTGCCCGACGATGTGGCGCTGCGAAGCGGGGACCACCTGTTATACGCCGCCAAAGGGGGCATCGCGGCGCAGGTGCCGGACCTGGGCGGCTATCCGGGTCTTCGCCTGGCCCTGCAGCCGCCGCGGGACATCAACCGGGACGACAAGATCGACCGTGAGCTTCACCAGGTGGTGATCAAGGAGGGCTCCCGCCTGGCGGGATATACCATCGAGGAGGCCAAGCTGCTGGAACGCTTCGGTGCGGCCGTCACGGGCGTGCGTCGCAGGGGCAAACGGGTGGAGCAGCCCCTGGGCAAGTTTGAATTGCATCTCGGGGACGTGCTGCTGCTGGATACAGGACGCGGCTTCCGGGGCGCTTACGAGGATACGGAGGATTTCTTCCTGACGAGCGAGGCGGGCGGAGAGGCCCCGGGAGTGAGCGAAAGCAGGATGGAGCAGCGGCCGGGCGGGAAGGACCTCTACCTGTCGGCCGGAGTGCTGGCAGGCATCGTGCTGGTGGTCATCCTGGGATGGATGCACATTGCGCTGGCCGGCATTCTGGGCGTAGCCCTGTTGCTGGCCTTCAACGTCATCGAGGCGGGGGAGGCCAGAAAGTCGGTGGACTGGACCGTGCTTATTGTCATCGGGGCGGCGCTGGGACTCGGAAGGGCCATGGAGGTGAGCGGCGCGGCCGCCCTGGTCGGGGAGGGACTGGTGCAGCTCACCCTCGACTACGGTCCCTACACCGTCTTTGCCGGCGTGGTGCTTGCCACCGCCGTTACCACCGAAATCATCACCAACAACGGGGCCGTGGCGCTGATGTTTCCCGTGGTGCTCTCGCTGTCGGAAATGCAGGGGCTGGACCCGCGCGGGCTGATTATCGCCATGACCCTGGCGGCCTCCATGTCGCTGCTCACGCCCATCGGCTACCAGACCAACCTGATGGTCTACGGGCCGGGCAACTACCGCTTTACCGACTTTTTCAAGGTGGGCTTCCCCCTGCAGCTTATCCTCTGGACCGTAATAATTGTGCTCGGTCCCCTTCTCTGGCCCCTCTGAGGACCCGTCCCGAACGTATTTCCGGTTTGAATACCGGCGCCGGAGTCCTATTTTTGGTTCCGAAAATCCGGGTCGCCCGCCAGGGCCGACAGGCCGCGCCGGGAGACGCCGCCGTCTGTCGGTTAGCACGAAAATAAGGCGCACGGACCGGACGAACACTCACTTCCAGAATCCAACTCGATTTATGCTCGACAGCATCATCTCCGCAGCCCGGGAGGCCGGCGAGGCCATCCTTCAGTACTACCAGGGAGAGACCGAAGTGTATACCAAGGAGGACCAGACGCCCCTTACCCAGGCCGACCTGGCCGCCCAGCGCATCATTGTGAAGCGCCTGGAAACCGTCGACCCCGACACCCCTGTCATCGCCGAGGAGTCGGGCGTGCCCGACTTCGGCGAGCGCAAAGACTGGACCCGCTTCTGGCTGGTGGATCCCCTGGACGGCACCAAGGAGTTCATCAAAAAGAACGGGGAGTTCACCGTGAACATCGCCCTCATCGAGGAGGGCGTGCCCGTGCTGGGGGTGGTCTACCTGCCCGCCAAGGAGATTCTCTACTGCGCCACCCGGGAGGAGGGGGCCTGGAAGTCGGAGAAGGGAGGCAGGCGCTACCGCATTCATTCTCAAAAAGCCGATACGAGCAAGCCTCTCAAGGTGGTGGAGAGCCGCTCCCACCGCTCGGAGGAGCAGGACCACATGCTGGCCGAGCGCGGCATCACCGTGGGCGAATCGGTGGCCGCCGGAAGCTCCCTCAAGTTCTGCCTGGTAGCCGAGGGGGCGGCGGACATCTACCCGCGCATGGGTCCAACCATGGAATGGGATGTGGCCGCCGGCGACGCGGTCTGGCGCTGGTCCGCCGACAACGGCCCGCACGACTCCCCCTTCACCTACAACAAACCCGACCTCCGCAACGGACCCTTTATCATAGGCCTTTAGACCACCGACTTCCCGACTTCAAGACTCTTCGACTTATCAGACTTAACAGACTTTAAGACTTTATGACTTTTAAACCGACTGTGCTGTGGTTTACCGGCCTCTCCGGCTCCGGCAAGAGCACCATCTCCGAAGAGGTCTTCCGCATCCTCAAGGAAGAGGGGCACCGCGTGGAGCACCTGGACGGGGACGCCGTGCGGGACATCTTTCCCAAGACGGGCTTCAGCCGCTCCGAGCGCAACGAGCACATTCGCCGCGTGGGTTTTCTGGCCAGCCGGCTGCAGGCCCACGACGTGACGGTGGTCTGCTCCTTTATCTCACCCTACCGCGAGTCGAGGGACTTCGTGCGCGACCTCTGCGGGGATTTCACCGAAGTGTGGATCTCCACTCCCCTGGAGGTGTGCGAGGCGCGCGACGTGAAGGGCCTCTACGAGAAGGCCCGCAAAGGGGAGATAGATAACTTCACCGGAATCTCCGATCCCTACGAGCAGCCCGAAAATCCCGAGCTGGAGATCGACACCACCGACATCGACGTGGAGGAGGCCGTGCAGCGGGTGCTCGACTATCTGAAAAACCGATGAGCAGCAACCGATGAACGGCGGGTATGGCACCGCAATCCCGCGTGGTCATTGTCGGCAATAATGGTTAGTTTTGTCAGCTTTCTGATTAACACGCCCTAGACGCAATGAAGCAATACACCCTGAGCCATATACGGCAGCTGGAAGCCGAGGCCATCTACGTCATGAGAGAAGTGGCCGCGCAGTTCGAGAACCCTGTACTGATGTTCTCGGGCGGCAAGGACTCCATCACCATGGCGCGGCTGGCGCGCAAGGCCTTCTGGCCGGCCAAAATTCCTTTCCCCTTTCTGCATGTGGACACCGGACACAACTTCCCGGAAACCATTGAATTCCGCGACCGGCTCCTGGAGGAGCTGGATGTGGAGCTGATCGTGGCCAGCGTGCAGGAGTCCATCGACCAGGGACGCGTGCAGGAGGAGAACGGTCCCAATGCCTCCCGCAACAAGCTGCAGACCACCACGCTGCTGGACGCCCTCGAGGAGCACGGCTTCGACGCCGCCTTCGGCGGGGCCCGGCGCGACGAGGAGAAGGCCCGCGCCAAGGAGCGCTTCTTTTCCCACCGCGACGAATTCGGGCAGTGGGACCCCAAGAACCAGCGTCCCGAGCTGTGGCACCTCTACAACGGCCGCCGCAACGGGGGCGAGCACTTCCGCGTCTTCCCTCTGAGCAACTGGACCGAAATGGACGTGTGGCAGTATATCGCGGCCGAGGACCTCGACATTCCCCCCATCTACCTCTCCCACGAGCGCGAGGTGGTCGAACGCGAGGGCGTGCTGCTGGCCAAATCGCCCCATATCTCCCTGCTGGACGGGGAGTCCTATGAGACCCGCCAGGTTCGCTTCCGCACCATCGGCGACATGACCTGCACGGGCGCCTTCGAATCGGAGGCCTCCACCATCACCGAAATCATCGACGAAGTGGCCTCCGCCCGCATCACCGAGCGGGGCAACCGGGCGGACGACAAACGCTCGGAGGCGGCCATGGAAGAACGCAAGAAACTGGGATACTTCTGACATGAGCGCGAGCAGCACCAGCGATACTTACCTGGACATGGACCTGCTGCGGTTCACCACCGCCGGCAGCGTGGACGACGGCAAGAGCACCCTCATCGGCCGCCTCCTCTACGACTCCAAATCGATTTTCGACGACCAGATGGAGGCCATCGAGGAGTCCTCCCGCCGTAAAGGCGATGAGTACACCAACCTGGCGCTGCTTACCGACGGGCTGTCGGCCGAGCGCGAGCAGGGCATCACCATCGACGTGGCCTACCGCTACTTCTCCACGCCCCGCCGCAAGTTCATCATCGCCGACACGCCTGGACACGTGCAGTACACCCGCAACATGGTGACCGGCGCCTCCACGGCCAACCTGGCCATTATATTGGTGGACGCCCGCAACGGGGTGGTGGAGCAGACCTGCCGCCACGCCTTCATCGCCTCCCTGCTGCAGATCAAGCACATCGTCTTCTGCGTGAACAAGATGGACCTGGTGGACTTCAGCGAGGAGCGTTTCGAGGAGATCAAGGAGCAGTTCAGAACCTTCAGCTCCAAGCTGGACGTGCCCGACATCCACTACATCCCCATCAGCGCCCTCTACGGCGACAACGTGGTGGATAAGTCCGACAACACCCCCTGGTACGACGGCGCCACGCTGCTCTATACCCTGGAAAACGTGCAGGTGGACAGCGACTACAACCATGTGGACTGCCGCTTCCCCGTGCAGTGGGTGATCCGGCCGCAGTCCAACGAACACCCCGACTACCGCGGATACGCCGGCAAGGTGGCCGGCGGGGTCTTCAAGCCGGGCGACGAGGTGATGGCGCTGCCCTCCGGCTTCACCTCCCATATCCGGGCAGTGGAGACTTTTGAGCGGGAAGAGGAGGAGGTCTACCAGCCCATGTCGGTCTCCATGACCCTGGAGAACGACATCGACGTGAGCCGGGGCGACATGATCGTCAAGCCCGACAACCAGCCCGAAGTGGGACAGGACATCGATCTTATGGTCTGCTGGCTCAACAAGAAGCCCCTGCAGCCGGGCGGCAAGTACGCCATCAAGCACACCACGCGTGAGGCGCGCTGCATCATCAAAGAGGTCAAGTACAAGGTGGACATCAACACCCTCCACCGGGTGGAGGGCGACCGGGAGATCGGCCTCAACGACATCGGACGCATCCGCATCCGCAGCACGCAGCCCCTTTTCTACGACGCCTACAAGCGCAACCGCTCCACCGGCAGCCTGATCATTATGGACGAGTTCACCAACGAGACGGTGGGCGCAGGCATGATTCTGTAGGTCTTCCGAGGCCCCTGCCGCGGGGCGGGGAGAATTTGCCATTAAAAGTCACCCTAATTATCCTTATCATTTTGGCTGCCGCGGGTTGCCCTGCGTCATCCAGATACACGAACGGTAACCGCAATACCCACGAGCCTGAGCGAGCAGCAACCACATAACAATCCGGAGGCCGGTTCCGACGGGGGGGAGGAGACGCCCCGCATGCCGGAGTACCGGCTCATCCCCGTGGATGAGAAGGACGAGCAGGATGCCGTCAATATGATAGACCTGCTGCGCTCCTTCCGCGACCACAAAAGCCTGGTAAAACGCATTCTGAGCATCTCGCTTCTGCTGGGCGTTTTCTTTGCCCTGGTCAGCACCACCGAATTCCAGACCAACGCCGAGCTCATGCCCGAAATGCAGGAGAGTTCCGGCAGCGGGGCGGGCGCGCTGCTGCAACAGTACGGGGGGGCGCTGGGTCTGGGCGGCCTGCAGGGCATGGTGTCGCAGGAGGACGAGGGACAGATTCCCCCCGAGGTCTACCCGCGCATCGTGCAGAGTCTGACCTTCAGCCACAAGTTGCTGAACAGCCGGATCACCTTCGCCGAGCCCGACACCACGCTCCAGCTCTTTGACTATTTTGACCGGTACTATAAGCTCTCCCCCATGGAATGGATCCTCCGCAACACCGTGGGGGTGCCCGGGCGCATCATGCGGTCGCTCTCCGACCAGCAGCTCCCCAGCCATATACGCGAGCGGCTGGAGGAAGAGAACCTGGAGCATCTCACCTACGACCAGTACAAGGCGCTGCAGAAAATTCAGGGCCGCGTCTACGTCACCCTGAACCCGGAAACCGGCATTCTGGTGGTCTCGGCCGAGCTGCCGGATGCGGCGGCCTCCGCCCAGCTCTGCAAGATCGCCATCGAGATGCTTACGGATTATCTGAAGGATTACCGCACCCAGAAGGCGCGGCAGGACCTGCAGTTTCAAACCGAACAGGTGCGCCTGGCCGAGGAGCGCTTCGACTCCACACAGCAGGCCTGGACCAACTATCTGGACCAGAATCTGAATCCCGCTACCAACTCCGCCCAGGCGCGGCAGCAGCGCCTGAGGGCGGAATACGACCTGGCCTACGAGCTCTATACCACCGCCTCCCAGCAACAGGCTGAAGCCCGCAGGGAACTGCAGGAGCAGACGCCCGTTTTCAAGGTGATCCAGGAGGCCAGCGTGCCGATGGAGCCCAGCAAGCCGCGCAGGGTGCTGACCGTGATCACCTTCCTGGTAGTGGGCGCCGTCACCGCCTACCTCTACATCAGCATCCGCCGCATTTACGATGAGATCCGCTCCAAGATGTAGACCCCGGCCCCAGCCGACTGCCCCAGCGGACGTGCCGGGTCCGTACGCCCCCATGTTGAAACGACCGAAATCAAGGAATCCGCATTGAACAGGAAAGGGTTACTGGCGAAGAACTCGTTGATCAACCTGCTGGGGCAGGGCGTGCCGCTGGTTTTCATCTTCGCAGCCTATCCCTTTATCGTCGATGGACTGGGCGAAGACCGCACCGGTACCCTTCAGATCATCTGGATGATCATCGGCTATTTCGGGCTGCTGGATATGGGACTGGGCCGCGCCACCACCAAATTCGTGGCCGACATGCAGGCAAGGGACGAGCAGAATCTCTCTCCCTTTATTCTCACCTCCATCCTGATGCTCTTCGTCGTGGGACTGCTGGGATGCGGGCTCATCTACTGGCTTACGCCCTGGCTGGTCTACGAGGTGATGAACACGCCCGAAATGCTGCAGGCCGAGACCCAACGGGCTTTCTATACCCTCAGTTTCGCCATCCCCCTGGTGCTGGGCTCCGTCGGGGCCCGCGGGGCCCTGGAGGCCCAGCAGAGGTTCGGCTTGGTCAACATCATCAAGATACCCGCCGGCATCCTCAACTACCTGGCCCCCCTGCTGGTGCTGCCTTTCTCCACCGACCTGCAATATGTAGTGGTGGTGCTGGTGACGGGACGGGGACTCACCTTCCTCATCTACAGCTGGTTCTGCCTTTCGGGAGGGGAGTCCCTCTTTCAACTGGGCAGTTATCCGCTGATCGGCTGGATCAAAAACCTCTTCAGCTACGGGGCCTGGATCACCGTCAGCAACCTCATCAGTCCCATCATGGTGTACATGGACCGCTTCATCGTGGCCGCCGTGATCGGCACCACGGCGGTTCTCTACTACGCAACGCCCTACGACGTGGTGACCCGCCTGCTG encodes the following:
- a CDS encoding SLC13 family permease, with product MGIDQLIIFGVLFLAFVAMAADLWSPDAVLLTALAVVVVAGIIELEEAFLGFGNTTLLALGCLYVVAAALRDSGALDLASEFILGQKTRNVRNILLRLCPSVSLYSAFLNNTPVVAMGIPAIRSWSLKNRVPASKLLIPLSYAAILGGLCTLIGTSTNLITHGLLQSHGYPGFTFFELAWLGVPCAVAGLIYLVLVSPKLTPARRDIRYEEERIRELLVELEVTPSSPIIGKKVREAGLQELPGFYLSRINRNGREIAPVPDDVALRSGDHLLYAAKGGIAAQVPDLGGYPGLRLALQPPRDINRDDKIDRELHQVVIKEGSRLAGYTIEEAKLLERFGAAVTGVRRRGKRVEQPLGKFELHLGDVLLLDTGRGFRGAYEDTEDFFLTSEAGGEAPGVSESRMEQRPGGKDLYLSAGVLAGIVLVVILGWMHIALAGILGVALLLAFNVIEAGEARKSVDWTVLIVIGAALGLGRAMEVSGAAALVGEGLVQLTLDYGPYTVFAGVVLATAVTTEIITNNGAVALMFPVVLSLSEMQGLDPRGLIIAMTLAASMSLLTPIGYQTNLMVYGPGNYRFTDFFKVGFPLQLILWTVIIVLGPLLWPL
- a CDS encoding flippase; amino-acid sequence: MNRKGLLAKNSLINLLGQGVPLVFIFAAYPFIVDGLGEDRTGTLQIIWMIIGYFGLLDMGLGRATTKFVADMQARDEQNLSPFILTSILMLFVVGLLGCGLIYWLTPWLVYEVMNTPEMLQAETQRAFYTLSFAIPLVLGSVGARGALEAQQRFGLVNIIKIPAGILNYLAPLLVLPFSTDLQYVVVVLVTGRGLTFLIYSWFCLSGGESLFQLGSYPLIGWIKNLFSYGAWITVSNLISPIMVYMDRFIVAAVIGTTAVLYYATPYDVVTRLLIIPGSFMGVMFPAFSVASLEENSRPMDPLYRKSIRYLLLALVPAVVGLVLAAEPIFYYWLGGEFPARSTLVMQLLAVGVLINAIAMVPYTALQGMGRPDVTAKLHMVELPLFLVMVWFFIHRWGIEGVALAWVIRVALDAGGLLWFYRRLTPEREPDEVNWSARLATSLGCAAVMGAGYFAISHRLLLMAFAAACAAGVFWLIWTYVLHDYERNKIFRLYIDVKQSLKRR
- the cysC gene encoding adenylyl-sulfate kinase translates to MTFKPTVLWFTGLSGSGKSTISEEVFRILKEEGHRVEHLDGDAVRDIFPKTGFSRSERNEHIRRVGFLASRLQAHDVTVVCSFISPYRESRDFVRDLCGDFTEVWISTPLEVCEARDVKGLYEKARKGEIDNFTGISDPYEQPENPELEIDTTDIDVEEAVQRVLDYLKNR
- the cysN gene encoding sulfate adenylyltransferase subunit CysN; its protein translation is MSASSTSDTYLDMDLLRFTTAGSVDDGKSTLIGRLLYDSKSIFDDQMEAIEESSRRKGDEYTNLALLTDGLSAEREQGITIDVAYRYFSTPRRKFIIADTPGHVQYTRNMVTGASTANLAIILVDARNGVVEQTCRHAFIASLLQIKHIVFCVNKMDLVDFSEERFEEIKEQFRTFSSKLDVPDIHYIPISALYGDNVVDKSDNTPWYDGATLLYTLENVQVDSDYNHVDCRFPVQWVIRPQSNEHPDYRGYAGKVAGGVFKPGDEVMALPSGFTSHIRAVETFEREEEEVYQPMSVSMTLENDIDVSRGDMIVKPDNQPEVGQDIDLMVCWLNKKPLQPGGKYAIKHTTREARCIIKEVKYKVDINTLHRVEGDREIGLNDIGRIRIRSTQPLFYDAYKRNRSTGSLIIMDEFTNETVGAGMIL
- the cysQ gene encoding 3'(2'),5'-bisphosphate nucleotidase CysQ, with protein sequence MLDSIISAAREAGEAILQYYQGETEVYTKEDQTPLTQADLAAQRIIVKRLETVDPDTPVIAEESGVPDFGERKDWTRFWLVDPLDGTKEFIKKNGEFTVNIALIEEGVPVLGVVYLPAKEILYCATREEGAWKSEKGGRRYRIHSQKADTSKPLKVVESRSHRSEEQDHMLAERGITVGESVAAGSSLKFCLVAEGAADIYPRMGPTMEWDVAAGDAVWRWSADNGPHDSPFTYNKPDLRNGPFIIGL
- the cysD gene encoding sulfate adenylyltransferase subunit CysD, giving the protein MKQYTLSHIRQLEAEAIYVMREVAAQFENPVLMFSGGKDSITMARLARKAFWPAKIPFPFLHVDTGHNFPETIEFRDRLLEELDVELIVASVQESIDQGRVQEENGPNASRNKLQTTTLLDALEEHGFDAAFGGARRDEEKARAKERFFSHRDEFGQWDPKNQRPELWHLYNGRRNGGEHFRVFPLSNWTEMDVWQYIAAEDLDIPPIYLSHEREVVEREGVLLAKSPHISLLDGESYETRQVRFRTIGDMTCTGAFESEASTITEIIDEVASARITERGNRADDKRSEAAMEERKKLGYF